One Bubalus bubalis isolate 160015118507 breed Murrah chromosome 10, NDDB_SH_1, whole genome shotgun sequence genomic window carries:
- the FUT9 gene encoding 4-galactosyl-N-acetylglucosaminide 3-alpha-L-fucosyltransferase 9, with amino-acid sequence MTSASKGILRPFLIVCIILACFMVCLFIYIKPTNSWIFSPMESASSVLKMKNFFSTKTGDFNETTILIWVWPFGQTFDLTSCQAMFNIQGCHLTTDRSLYNKSHAVLIHHRDISWDLTNLPQQARPPFQKWIWMNLESPTHTPQKSGIEHLFNLTLTYRRDSDIQVPYGFLTVSTNPFVFEVPNKEKLVCWVVSNWNPEHARVKYYNELSKSIEIHTYGQAFGEYVTDKNLIPTISTCKFYLSFENSIHKDYITEKLYNAFLAGSVPVVLGPSRENYENYIPADSFIHVEDYNSPSELAKYLKEVDKNNKLYLSYFNWRKDFTVNLPRFWESHACLACDHVKRHQEYKSVGNLEKWFWN; translated from the coding sequence ATGACCTCAGCATCCAAAGGAATTCTCCGCCCATTTTTAATTGTCTGCATTATCCTGGCCTGCTTCATGGTGTGTCTGTTCATTTACATCAAGCCCACCAATAGCTGGATCTTCAGCCCGATGGAGTCAGCCAGCTCAgtgctgaaaatgaaaaatttcttctCCACCAAAACTGGTGATTTTAATGAAACTACTATTCTGATTTGGGTGTGGCCATTTGGGCAGACCTTTGACCTTACATCTTGCCAAGCAATGTTCAACATCCAAGGATGCCATCTCACGACAGACCGTTCTCTGTACAACAAGTCTCACGCAGTTCTGATCCACCACCGAGACATCAGTTGGGATCTGACCAATTTACCTCAGCAGGCGAGGCCACCCTTCCAGAAATGGATTTGGATGAATTTGGAATCACCGACTCACACACCACAGAAGAGTGGCATTGAGCACCTGTTCAACCTAACTCTGACTTATCGCCGCGACTCAGATATCCAAGTGCCTTATGGTTTCTTGACCGTAAGCACAAACCCCTTCGTGTTTGAAGTGCCAAACAAAGAGAAGTTAGTGTGCTGGGTTGTAAGTAACTGGAACCCTGAGCATGCCAGGGTCAAGTATTACAATGAGCTAAGCAAAAGCATTGAAATCCATACCTATGGGCAAGCATTTGGAGAATATGTGACTGATAAAAATTTGATTCCTACCATATCTACTTGcaaattttatctttcctttgaaAACTCAATCCACAAAGATTACATCACAGAAAAGCTCTACAATGCTTTTCTGGCTGGCTCTGTGCCTGTTGTTTTGGGGCCATCTAGGGAAAACTATGAGAATTATATTCCagcagattcattcattcatgtggaAGATTATAACTCTCCCAGTGAGCTAGCTAAGTATCTGAAGGAAGTagacaaaaacaataaattatacCTTAGTTACTTTAACTGGAGGAAAGATTTCACAGTAAATCTTCCTCGATTTTGGGAATCACATGCATGCTTGGCTTGTGACCATGTGAAAAGGCATCAGGAGTATAAATCCGTTGGTAATTTAGAGAAATGGTTTTGGAATTAA